A single genomic interval of Sceloporus undulatus isolate JIND9_A2432 ecotype Alabama chromosome 2, SceUnd_v1.1, whole genome shotgun sequence harbors:
- the LOX gene encoding LOW QUALITY PROTEIN: protein-lysine 6-oxidase (The sequence of the model RefSeq protein was modified relative to this genomic sequence to represent the inferred CDS: inserted 2 bases in 1 codon) — MRPPPPAPAGGLLLVPGVCRLCWLCLVLWGPALGLPPRSPPPPPPPPGVWRQRVQWENNGQVFSLLSLGAQYQPPRRRQGSPPGAAAAAREPRPXVLLLRGNATQPRSRARNAEAPRRWFQAGSRRPAGERSTPAPPPPPSSSSLSPPLRPREDAMVGDDPYNPYKYSDDNPYYNYHDTYEQPRQSSRYRPGYGTGYFQYGLPDLVPDPYYIQASTYVQRTSMYNLRCAAEENCLASSAYRSDVRDYDSRVLLRFPQRVKNQGTSDFLPSRPRYSWEWHSCHQHYHSMDEFSHYDLLEASSQRRVAEGHKASFCLEDTSCDYGYYRRYACTAHTQGLSPGCYDTYNADIDCQWIDITDVKPGNYILKVSVNPSYLVPESDYSNNIVRCDIRYTGHHAYASGCTISP, encoded by the exons ATGCGGCCACCTCCGCCTGCTCCTGCCGGGGGGCTGCTCCTGGTGCCGGGGGTCTGCCGCCTGTGCTGGCTGTGCCTGGTGCTGTGGGGCCCGGCGCTGGGTCTGCCCCCGCGgagccctcctccccctcctcctcctccgggggtCTGGCGGCAGAGGGTCCAGTGGGAGAACAACGGCCAGGTCTTCAGCCTCCTCAGCCTGGGCGCCCAGTACCAGCCCCCCCGGCGCAGGCAGGGCTCCCCCcccggagcagcagcagcagcaagagagcCCCGGCC cgtcctcctcctccggggaAATGCTACCCAGCCCCGCAGCAGAGCCCGCAATGCCGAGGCGCCCCGCAGGTGGTTCCAGGCCGGCTCCCGGCGGCCGGCGGGTGAGAGAAGCACCCctgcgcctcctcctcctccgagcagcagcagcctcagccCCCCTCTCCGCCCCCGGGAGGACGCCATGGTCGGGGACGACCCTTACAACCCCTACAAGTACTCCGACGACAACCCTTACTACAACTACCACGACACCTACGAGCAGCCCAGGCAGAGCAGCCGCTACCGGCCGGGATACGGCACCGGCTACTTCCAGTACG GTCTTCCTGATTTAGTTCCAGATCCCTATTACATCCAAGCATCCACCTATGTCCAGAGGACATCCATGTACAACCTGAGGTGTGCTGCTGAAGAGAACTGCCTGGCAAG CTCAGCTTACAGGTCAGATGTGAGAGATTATGATAGCAGAGTGCTTCTGAGGTTCCCCCAAAGAGTGAAAAACCAAGGCACATCAGATTTCTTACCAAGCCGACCACGATACTCATGGGAGTGGCACAGCTGTCATCA ACATTATCACAGCATGGATGAATTCAGCCACTATGACTTGCTTGAAGCAAGCTCACAAAGGAGAGTAGCTGAAGGACATAAAGCAAGTTTTTGTCTTGAAGATACATCTTGTGATTATGGATATTACAGACGATATGCATGTACTGCACATACCCAG GGACTGAGTCCTGGCTGTTATGACACATACAATGCTGACATAGATTGCCAATGGATTGATATTACAGATGTAAAACCTGGCAATTACATTTTAAAG GTTAGTGTAAACCCTAGCTACTTGGTACCAGAATCTGACTATTCCAATAACATTGTACGTTGTGATATCCGCTATACAGGCCACCATGCATATGCCTCTGGTTGCACAATTTCACCGTAA